A section of the Bombus huntii isolate Logan2020A chromosome 5, iyBomHunt1.1, whole genome shotgun sequence genome encodes:
- the LOC126866030 gene encoding AP-1 complex subunit mu-1-like, whose protein sequence is MSTSAIYILDVKGKVLISRNYRGDIETGVIEKFMPLVMEREEEGNLTPIIQTTECTYAYIKYNNLYIVSTTKKNANISLVFVFLHKLVQVMQEYFKELEEESIRDNFVVIYELLDELIDFGYPQTTDSKILQEYITQEGHKLEIQPRIPMAVTNAVSWRSEGIKYRKNEVFLDVIESVNLLANANGNVLSSEIVGAIRMRVYLSGMPELRLGLNDKVLFESTGRGKSKSVELEDVKFHQCVRLSRFENDRTISFIPPDGEFELMSYRLNTHVKPLIWIESVIERHAHSRVEYMIKARSQFKRRSTANNVEIVIPVPNDADSPKFRTTVGSVKYSPEQSAITWFIKSFPGGKEYLMRAHFGLPSVIGEDVEGKPPIQVKFEIPYFTTSGIQVRYLKIIEKSGYQALPWVRYITQNGDYQLRTN, encoded by the coding sequence ATGTCGACGTCTgcgatatatattttagaCGTGAAGGGGAAGGTTCTGATCTCACGAAATTATCGTGGAGACATAGAAACGGGTGTTATAGAAAAGTTCATGCCTCTCGTAATGGAACGCGAGGAGGAGGGCAATCTTACTCCGATTATACAAACCACAGAATGcacatatgcatatataaaatacaataatttgtatatcgTATCCACTACAAAGAAGAATGCAAACATTTCCTTAGTATTTGTATTCTTGCATAAACTGGTGCAAGTGATGCAAGAATATTTCAAGGAATTGGAAGAAGAAAGCATACGAGATAATTTTGTAGTCATTTATGAGCTTCTAGATGAATTAATAGACTTTGGGTATCCGCAAACTACTGATAGTAAGATATTACAAGAGTACATTACGCAGGAAGGTCATAAACTTGAAATTCAACCGCGCATTCCCATGGCTGTGACTAATGCTGTATCCTGGAGATCAGAAGGTATAAAATACCGTAAAAATGAAGTGTTTCTAGACGTGATAGAGTCTGTGAATCTTCTTGCAAATGCTAATGGAAATGTTTTAAGTTCTGAAATTGTGGGTGCAATAAGGATGAGAGTTTATTTGTCTGGAATGCCAGAATTAAGACTCGGTCTTAACGACAAAGTATTATTCGAATCTACAGGCCGTGGGAAGTCCAAATCTGTGGAATTGGAAGATGTGAAATTTCATCAGTGTGTCAGATTGTCTAGATTCGAGAACGACAGAACAATTTCATTCATTCCTCCCGATGGAGAGTTTGAATTAATGTCTTACAGACTGAATACACACGTGAAACCTCTGATATGGATCGAATCTGTCATTGAGAGGCATGCCCACAGCAGGGTAGAATACATGATAAAAGCGAGATCGCAATTTAAGAGACGTTCTACGGCCAACAATGTAGAAATAGTAATCCCAGTACCCAACGATGCAGACTCGCCCAAATTTAGGACTACCGTCGGTAGTGTTAAATATTCACCAGAGCAGAGTGCAATAACTTGGTTCATTAAGTCGTTTCCTGGTGGTAAAGAATATCTGATGAGGGCACACTTTGGTCTACCATCTGTCATTGGGGAAGACGTGGAAGGAAAGCCACCAATTcaagtaaaatttgaaattccgTATTTCACTACTTCTGGAATTCAAGTGCGCTAtctgaaaattatagaaaagaGCGGATATCAGGCATTACCATGGGTGCGGTATATCACGCAAAATGGAGATTACCAGCTGAGGACGAATTAA
- the LOC126866031 gene encoding AP-1 complex subunit mu-1-like: MSTSAIYILDVKGKVLISRNYRGDIETGVIEKFMPLVMEREEEGNLTPIIQTTECTYAYIKYNNLYIVSTTKKNANISLVFVFLHKLVQVMQEYFKELEEESIRDNFVVIYELLDELIDFGYPQTTDSKILQEYITQEGHKLEIQPRIPMAVTNAVSWRSEGIKYRKNEVFLDVIESVNLLANANGNVLSSEIVGAIRMRVYLSGMPELRLGLNDKVLFESTGRGKSKSVELEDVKFHQCVRLSRFENDRTISFIPPDGEFELMSYRLNTHVKPLIWIESVIERHAHSRVEYMVKARSQFKRRSTANNVEIVIPVPNDADSPKFKTTIGSVKYSPEQSAITWFIKSFPGGKEYLMRAHFGLPSVIGEDVEGKPPIQVKFEIPYFTTSGIQVRYLKIIEKSGYQALPWVRYITQNGDYQLRTN; encoded by the coding sequence ATGTCGACGTCTgcgatatatattttagaCGTGAAGGGGAAGGTTCTGATCTCACGAAATTATCGTGGAGACATAGAAACGGGTGTTATAGAAAAGTTCATGCCTCTCGTAATGGAACGCGAGGAGGAGGGCAATCTTACTCCGATTATACAAACCACAGAATGcacatatgcatatataaaatacaataatttgtatatcgTATCCACTACAAAGAAGAATGCAAACATTTCCTTAGTATTTGTATTCTTGCATAAACTGGTGCAAGTGATGCAAGAATATTTCAAGGAATTGGAAGAAGAAAGCATACGAGATAATTTTGTAGTCATTTATGAGCTTCTAGATGAATTAATAGACTTTGGGTATCCGCAAACTACTGATAGTAAGATATTACAAGAGTACATTACGCAGGAAGGTCATAAACTTGAAATTCAACCGCGCATTCCCATGGCTGTGACTAATGCTGTATCCTGGAGATCAGAAGGTATAAAATACCGTAAAAATGAAGTGTTTCTAGACGTGATAGAGTCTGTGAATCTTCTTGCAAATGCTAATGGAAATGTTTTAAGTTCTGAAATTGTGGGTGCAATAAGGATGAGAGTTTATTTGTCTGGAATGCCAGAATTAAGACTCGGTCTTAACGACAAAGTATTATTCGAATCTACAGGCCGTGGGAAGTCCAAATCTGTGGAATTGGAAGATGTGAAATTTCATCAGTGTGTCAGATTGTCTAGATTCGAGAACGACAGAACAATTTCATTCATTCCTCCCGATGGAGAGTTTGAATTAATGTCTTACAGACTGAATACACACGTAAAACCTCTGATATGGATCGAATCTGTCATTGAGAGGCATGCCCACAGCAGGGTAGAATACATGGTAAAAGCGAGATCGCAATTTAAGAGACGTTCTACGGCCAACAATGTAGAAATAGTAATCCCAGTACCCAACGATGCAGACTCTCCCAAATTTAAGACTACCATCGGTAGTGTTAAATATTCACCAGAGCAGAGTGCAATAACTTGGTTCATTAAGTCGTTTCCTGGTGGTAAAGAATATCTGATGAGGGCACACTTTGGTCTACCATCTGTCATTGGGGAAGACGTGGAAGGGAAGCCACCAATTCAAGTAAAATTTGAGATTCCGTATTTCACTACTTCTGGAATCCAAGTGCGCTAtctgaaaattatagaaaagaGCGGGTATCAGGCACTACCATGGGTGCGGTATATCACGCAAAATGGAGATTACCAGCTGAGGACGAATTAA